One window from the genome of Ovis canadensis isolate MfBH-ARS-UI-01 breed Bighorn chromosome 21, ARS-UI_OviCan_v2, whole genome shotgun sequence encodes:
- the LOC138426752 gene encoding putative olfactory receptor 10D4 yields the protein MRNHTPVTEFLLMGIPHTQGLEHALFVFFLAFYLLTLVGNLLILLATLTSSNLHTPMYFFLGNLSVFDIFFPSVSSPKMMLYLLGQSRTISYQGCACQLFFYHLLGCTECFLYTVMAYDRFAAICHPLRYTAIMNPRVCAILTLSTWMGSSVHASVLTFLVFKLPYCGPKEVGNFFCDIPVVLPLACADTSLAHRVSVTNVGVVALLCFLLVLTSYTRIVISILRISSSEGRHRAFSTCSAHLTSVLLFYGPVILIYLRTASSPWLDSVVQVLNNIVTPSLNPLIYSLRNKDVKLALRKALIHGVHT from the coding sequence ATGAGGAATCACACTCCAGTAACTGAGTTCCTCCTCATGGGAATCCCTCACACACAGGGGCTGGAACACGCACTCTTTGTCTTCTTCCTCGCCTTCTACCTGCTCACTCTAGTGGGGAACCTGCTCATTCTCCTGGCCACCCTCACTTCCTCCAACCTGCACACCcccatgtatttcttcctggGCAACCTGTCAGTGTTTGACATCTTTTTCCCTTCCGTGAGTTCCCCCAAAATGATGCTCTACCTTCTGGGGCAAAGCCGGACCATCTCTTACCAGGGCTGCGCCTGCCAGCTCTTCTTTTATCACCTCCTGGGCTGCACGGAGTGTTTCCTGTACactgtgatggcctatgaccgctttgCCGCCATCTGTCACCCCTTGCGGTACACGGCCATCATGAACCCCAGGGTGTGTGCCATCTTGACTCTGAGCACCTGGATGGGGAGCAGTGTGCATGCGTCTGTCCTCACATTTCTTGTGTTTAAGTTACCCTACTGTGGCCCCAAGGAGGTGGGCAATTTCTTCTGTGACATCCCGGTTGTGCTGCCCCTGGCCTGTGCAGACACCTCTCTAGCTCACAGGGTGAGTGTCACCAATGTAGGTGTTGTGGCACTCCTGTGTTTCCTTCTTGTCCTCACTTCTTATACTCGCATCGTTATCTCTATATTGAGAATCAGCTCCTCAGAAGGCAGGCACAGAGCCTTCTCCACCTGCAGTGCCCACCTGACTTCTGTCCTGCTCTTCTATGGACCCGTGATCCTCATTTATCTCCGGACTGCCTCCAGCCCATGGTTGGATTCTGTGGTTCAGGTATTAAATAATATTGTTACCCCATCCTTAAATCCTTTGATATATAGCTTGAGAAACAAGGATGTGAAGTTGGCTCTGAGAAAAGCACTAATCCATGGAGTACATACCTGA